The Sabethes cyaneus chromosome 3, idSabCyanKW18_F2, whole genome shotgun sequence DNA window tggtgtttgctacgatatgtgtcctcggaaagtgtgagtccccgaATGTACTCTCCCCAGATAGGCTCGCGAGTTAGCCcccggtaggttagtgtaggacGCCTAAGGGACACTGCACTAGCCGATGGTTGCTCTTGTCCCCCTGTAGAGtcggccgaacggattcaaccgatgttaggttcatcggcatttcgttcgtaagtttatagttgagcgtttgatggacctgccctgaggtattctagccggaccgggattgTATCGCTAAACACGCTTCTTCATGGCAAGTTAAtccttgcctggcgcttaagtgaaggttgtcactgctccctgccataaaacccatcccgccccgctacaggacgtaaaggttgtaaccaatcgattatttcgattaatctattatgcagcgccgattaatcgatgacGATTATTGGCTgcccaaaaagtaatcgattattaactaatcgattaactgaaaaaatcagACATCACtagcggtttgtttttggagtttgacgtcgttttctgatttttcaaatcaaatcaaatgtcttcatctgccacacctttttaaacctcattgcgcTACGATACGTTGCCGTTAACGTTCGCTGACAGTCAGTATGATTCCAGctttaattaggtaatcaatggtaatcagcagagtaatcaatggtaatcttaagtaatcatgattaatttagagtattgctctttgcattgaaaattggattttgaacaaatttgttcagtcacacattttgcaggtgagaaaagttgccaaaatttcgtgggaaaaaaccaGGAATCTTGattgattcctatttgaattcttatgcttacgtagagttgttatcgacgttAGGAATAATATagaaatagtttctaaatacataattccacgcataattcataacttgaacaaatatgctgcatatatgaaaaattaaatactatttgcttttcctacaactggtactggcacCACTGCTAAATAAAATGTCAGCttagatgggagagttgtaatgatgggaaatgccggtcaaaatctataacgattattgataaagttttcttatcgttaataattaataacgataatatgacagtataagcaaaaacacgtaagaaatagaacaaaaatgttaaaataataacaagccaaggAGAAGATTTCACTataaccctccaattttcgatattcttccgcgacgataaagtttgatggtattattgatataagattactagcgatattatcagtagcactcTTTTCAACACAGTTTTGAAGattgcactttataactgtgcagtccaattgaatgcgaagagcgcaataatcacaagagattgattactggtaatcagaggtaatcagtaaagtaatcaaaagtaactttttgcaAAGGTGCAtatagtaatcattgctgttggaaaccgcTTGTAGAAACCCCTTGTCATGAATAATCTTTTTCGAATTTCGAGCAGTTGGGTTGAATCCAGTTTTCgagttatttataaaaaaatctggcatctctgatcCTGACGAATCTTTTCTTCATCACATAACTTCAACTTTACGCGCCTAAATTTGTTGATAGTTTATGCAAGCTAAGCTCGAACGTGTTTGTTCTGTTATTTTGTGTTGCTTAATTCATTGAAATTTTAGGAATAAAATAATTGGCAAAAATGTCTGTAAGTACTATACGGCCCTGCCCTTAGGTTTATTGCATTTAAAATATTATCGATTTGCAGGACAATCCCAGTTCTCCGCCACCGAATACGCCCAGCGACATTGATCGGCGCAATTTTCGTTCTGGCATGACTTCGCCAGTTGGAGATTTTGAACCATTCGAAAATGAAGATGAAATTTTGGGCGACACGACGGTTCGTGAGGAAAATTACGACGAAGATGACGGTGAAGACCTATTTGGGGACGATATGGAAAAGTACGATGTTAAACTCTTGTTcttcaataataaaaaataatgttttactATATTACAGCGATTATCGAGCGATGCCGAAACTTGATCGATATGACATAGATCAACTGGATCAGGAAGAATACAGCGATATTTCGCAGACGGATCGCGCTGCTGCTGAGGCGGAAATGCGCCGTCGTGATCGTGCAGCTGGTATTCATCGAGATGATCGAGAGCTATTCTATGACAGGAGCGACGATGAGGATGATATCCCAAGGGCCAAGCGAAGAGCGGCCGAAAAAGCCGCAGCAGGTGAAGTTGAAGATGCTGAAATGATCGAATCTATTGAAAACCTCGAAGATACAAAAGGTCATAGTATAAAAGAATGGGTGTCAATGCTAGGACCACGCACGGAAATAGCTAATCGATTTAACAGCTTTTTGAGAACGTTTGTTGACAGTAAGGGGCAATACGTATATAGAGACAGAATCAGAAGAATGTGTGAGCAAAATAAGTCTAGTTTTGTGGTTTCTTATACAGATTTGGCTAATAATCAACATGTACTGGCATATTTCTTGCCCGAAGCTCCATTTCAAATGTTAGAAATTTTGGACAAAGTAGCTAAGGAAATGGTATTAAGCATTTATCCTACTTACGAAAGAGTAACTAATGAGGTTCATGTTCGAATCTCTGATTTGCCTCTATTGGAAGAGCTTCGCACATTCCGTAAGCTACATCTGAATCAATTGGTCAGAACGTTGGGTGTAGTAACGGCTACGACGGGTGTTTTGCCCCAATTGTCCGTTATAAAATATGATTGTGTAAAGTGTGGCTACATACTGGGTCCATTTGTGCAGAGTCAAAATACCGAAGTTAAGCCCGGTTCGTGCCCAGAATGTCAGAGTGGAGGaccattttcaatcaatatGGAACAGACGCTATACAGGAATTACCAAAAAATTACGCTACAAGAGTCGCCGGGACGTATTCCCGCTGGTCGAATTCCCCGAAGCAAGGATTGTATATTGCTCGCTGATCTATGTGACCAGTGCAAACCGGGTGACGAAATTGAAGTTACTGGAATTTACACCAATAACTATGACGGGTCGCTTAATACGGAGCAGGGGTTTCCAGTGTTTGCCACCGTGTTAATCGCAAACCACCTTGTTGTGAAGGATAGCAAACAAGTTGTAGCCTCACTTACTGATGAGAATATTGCTATGATACAGAAATTGAGCAAAGATCCGCGAATTAGTGAGCGTATCGTTCAAAGCATGGCCCCTTCCATCTATGGTCACGAATATATCAAGCGGAGTTTGGCTCTTTCATTGTTTGGAGGAGAGTCTAAAAATCATAGGGAAAAGCACGAGCTTCGTGGTGACATCAATATATTACTTTGCGGAGATCCAGGAACAGCAAAGTCTCAGTTTTTAAAGTATGCTGAAAAAATTGCGCCGAGAGCTGTGTTTACAACCGGTCAAGGTGCTTCTGCCGTTGGTTTAACCGCCTATGTGAGACGAAATCCAACTACCCGTGAATGGACGTTGGAAGCAGGAGCACTGGTCCTGGCTGATCAGGGCGTTTGTTTAATTGATGAATTTGATAAAATGAACGACCAGGACCGAACATCCATTCATGAAGCTATGGAACAACAATCGATTTCTATTTCTAAAGCTGGAATTGTTACATCATTGCAAGCAAGGTGTGCTGTTATTGCGGCTGCAAATCCGATCGGTGGACGTTATGATCCTAGCATGACTTTTTCCGAGAATGTTAATTTGTCAGAGCCGATTCTTTCCCGTTTTGATATTCTTTGTGTTGTTAAAGATGAATTTGATCCAATGCAGGATCAATTACTCGCTCGTTTCGTTGTCGGTTCGCACATCAAAAATCATCCGACCATGGAAGATGTTGTTCCGGAATCACAACCTATCGACAGCATGCAAATTCCACAGGATATGTTAAAAATGTACATTGTCTATGCCAAGGAAAATGTACACCCTACACTCACGGTAAGATATTTGTGTTGTATTTAATTATTCAAAACGACCTGACAAATATCTAACGAAATATTAAGTAGTTTTAACATATAATAATAGATTATGACGATTGAATCATTTACATTTCAGAACATGGATCAAGACAAAATTTCCAAGATGTACTCACAACTCCGGCAAGAGTCTCTGTCTACTGGATCGCTTCCAATAACAGTTCGTCACATCGAAAGTGTTATACGAATGTCAGAGGCTCACGCCAGAATGCATTTGCGAGATACTGTTCAAGATGCGGACGTGAATATGGCTATTCGTATGATGTTAGAGAGTTTCATCGAAGCGCAGAAATTCAGCGTTATGAAGAAAATGAGATCCACCTTCCAGAAGTATCTTTCATTCCAAAGAGATCATTCAGAGTTGCTGTTTTTCATTCTAAGGCAATTGACGCTAGATCAGCTAGCTTATCTTCGCTGCAAAGAAGGGCCAAGAGCCACACATGTGGAAATAATGGAAAAAGATCTGATTGAACGCGCTAAGGCCATAGATATCCATAATCTTAAGTCTTTCTACgatagcgaaatattcaaaAAGAATGGTTTTGCCTACGATACTAAAAGGAAAACCATATTGCAAATTGTACCAGAAGCAGCTGAGGTTTAATAATAGCATTAATGATAAATTATAATTATACTGTGTTTCACTATCTCGTACGTCGTACCTACAACTATGTTTTGACGTTTACAATAAACATACATGTTGTATTTTTCATGCTTGTTTAAAGTTTATTTTGACTCCATCTTTCCTCTTATACTAAGAAATATCGAATAACGATTGAAtcgattcaattttaaatacaATAGACAATTAAAACAAATGGTACACACGGTTCTTCGTATAACAGTTCCATGGCGATTTTTGGTGATTTTGAGTGTATTGCGAAAATTAGTTTGATTTTGTCTGTAcacgcagaaaaaaaattgtaactgCAAAAAATTCTTTCGAATGATTGCTAAAttctatcaaagaaaaaaaaatcagaggggttgtgcacaagacacgaccggataggtgacgtaggaccactcAAGTCTCCTTGTAGTGATagcaggatgtatccatgtatgtaataatatgattcttcatgtatacaagctacatacgtaacgtttatcaaagtagaaacattgtatatattcaatcctcaacagattttgaaattatatccatgaattgattgaatttattttattaaaacgaaaccaagtcagtaactaaatgttctgtttctacgttgaatagtgcttttcctctggtaatcggtagacggtacgcgcgagttttcaaaaagtttctgtttctgtttgcagcacgaggtggggcagttagagccaagtctgtccagggctgagataaggtggttgtgataatgataaaagaatccTTGCGGATAACGCTAGCGCCATAATGCGTTGGTAATGATGGATTAATGAGGAGAAAGAAGAATGACAgacaccgctattctatatttcgaacgacttggtatttcgaacgaaagttgtttcgaacgaaatttccgccagcaaaattaaatgggcaaaacatctcgttcgaagcaagtcaaacgaaataactcgttcgaaatacagaacccctaacttggcacttggcacccCTAACAGAACTTGGCTCTTTCCATATCCGCTATAATTGTGTACTTGGTGGAATATTGAATAAGAtgacttgtacttatcttgttttctccttcctttgttggTTTGCTCGTCTTGTTCTTCTCAAATCTTACTTTGGTCTTATTCACGGTTCCATGCCGTCCTCTCCATCATTGTCACCAGTGCAGTCGTCTGTGGCTGATCTCTTGCCGCCCCTCACgacaagaagcgatagagatcaggcagagaaagaaaagaaaagaggaaatttTTAATCAATATGTTGATTGCCATTTTcgggttagtaatatcacgagaattctatgtctgtccatcacctatgcaaCTACCGCCGAACTACTCGCTTGGAtagacgctactcatctctccaactacccatgtcatcacggttgacccagcgctgttcaaccaccacctatgctcattaaaagccacagccgcttctttatctaccatctttgcagtattgtagctgttggcgtaaatttttcgaatattttgtgcggaatattattcaagagcaatattatcgctcagaacaaaacaaaatgcatataaaggctataaagcttttcgagagatccactgtattgagtccgaccgcgacgacagcagcaagaatggagaggagcaggccgccggtgagttgccaccgtccgaCTTGATGAACTCTCCGACAGTacctcatcagcattaggagggtctttgggagacaaacagcgtcattcgtgataattttatattgtaagttgaataccgttaacgcggttagtcacaagacatgcaaatcactcTAATAAGGAGGGAAAtgagaaaataacaataataattataattaattacatccaaaacaaaaataatacaatagaggtgatagtaacaacaacgatagcaatattagtaataatagtaacaacgtaggaaactgacacaggaaacacagctactgactataacttcctgcccatttataattgtagtttggcagcataggtataagaagaaattccgactcatcatagaacactcaaacatatattcattcgtacctatacacccatgcacactcatacatgcatacacatgtatacatgtacgtgtgtgtatattgttcagtgctgtgctgtccataatcgcataacagccacaaattctatggcaatctcatagaaaatgtctcgattacgcaaataaagacatcacaacatttttgaacactcgttcgtttaactattgataaattttaattttcatgagtaagtcaaaatctcatgaatggtgggtaggatttggtttcagttttctgtgcataccagcatttcatctagggaactgagtaagccctcccggggTTTAGCTTCGGCCTAAACGGACTTGATTCAAAATCAGATCCGTtcaatttcgctccattccgcattacgagacacatgctacacgtaaaggtaaattatgcaatactacatactacacatatatccaaggggtcggacactcagcacattgtgcccaggcactccagagatatcaagcggcacacctctaaagccctataaaaataacatttatatggctttacacacctccggttcaatgttACAGATGAAATGGGaccactgccagttgtcaaaatcatctcgcacggttgccagatctatcagattagaacgaatttaacaaatcttgcagttcggcactttcggtacagcatcggcacagttcggcttgtttcaagtcgcctaacataaaaacggctgtgctgagtgaccgaccccttgcatatatccaacttaaactatattacattctacatgcgtaACTAAGATTAGGTCGGGtagccgaagtacgcgtcaaaccacctacccatgggagggcatttaatttgtaatttgtaaaaatttgcataaataacaattcagtttcacaatacaattattgcgtactagggttgccaagtctgaaaattacataaaccagccggtcggtcctgccttcaaaaaatgagggggtgggggggggggggggtgttgtgTCAGCCGTTGggagtcggttgacagtttcccCTGTAAATGAAGATTTACagtattgaagatagctagtttcagagtgacaactacttgcttctggtgctagtggataatttaatgtatattaccgccagaagcaaagtattgtcactgcaaaactggctattttcaatgatccactgctctggattgctaataaattcattagaaaatttaacaaatcaggcaaaaagtacaaatccggcttcatatgtcggaaaaccggcctttttgcaggattgaccggccaccggctttgcaagtgaaaaaccggtcgggccggccaaaaaccggccacttggcaaccctacgtactactggcacttgaaatataacgtttaagtacgttatttttagtgatcaaaattaacgatattttcgatacaagggcgatatttctcgaaacctttcgaaccaacacgatcccgcgaacacaacgcatattcgcagtgagttaggtaacacagtaggtgctacattccgttatcgaaactcgaCCTTCTGTTATTATatgacttcgcagccagctgttagagtgcaggacaattgcagggccagttgctacgatcctattgactctaacagcctttcccagtcgagattcgaacatacgacgactggcttattaggccagcgtcataccttggagccaactgggaggcttgggggtgacattgtgccaaaaacataaagttaggctaaaaacctaaacagtgaacattagcatgtttataaacaatatgcataaatatcagtacaaagtagttcatatggggccggccttgaactaagtggactattaggggcagggggtcggccaaaaacaacgcatcatacaaaaagtatgaacgaaaataacccggagagttctgaaataactaaaaatgagttcgtagtcaatggacagcctttatatagccagtagcgtttctaaggttaacaagggggggggggggggggggcgcagaacatgtggcctatcccaccccctccttaaaactggcagtttgtaCACGGTATATTATATTTGTCTTAtgttagagtgtttattcaaagtatctgaaatttccagagaaaaagtaaaaattagtttaaattatttagcagacctatcgctgtttgggtatgaaatggggaaggcaaatgagcgtcCAATATGTAATATCAGCTTTTATCACCCCTCGTCAGCTAGAGCTAGTACTGGAATAGCCAGTTTCGAGAGAGTAAAATGTGTTGTTCATTTTCGAACAGCTAAGAATTAGCTGTCGGTATAAAAAGAATAAACGGAACGTTTATGTTCGATTTCTTGTTTCTGAAGTGAAGACTAGTAGACTTGTTTGCTTTACCGAGAAGGTCCGAATTCCGCGAGTGTTAAGTATTCAAAAGTGGCGTACGAGGTGGAGATTTTACCCGTACAGTTTTTTTTCGGTCACCGTGAGTGAAATAAAAGAATATAACGTGAGTGCGCAGCGGAGAAGAACTTTTTTCTTTAGGCGGATTTTGCCTATAGGTAattgttttccattttgttCTGCTGAACAAAATAGGCTGTTATAGATTCGGACTGTATTTTACGCTTTTGGAACGCCATCATTTGTTTTGTTCCATTAAACAAAGCGACctttgtttctttgtttattaAACAAAGGTGCAAACAAACATTTATTGTCACACAGTTGGCTTATTGTCTTGTTTACCTTTTGTCATCTTTTACCAGGCAGTACGGCAGGTTTTTGCTGGTGTTTCGGTTTGCCTGTGAATACATCGACAGAAAGAGGATTTCGCTTTTCCCGTGGATATTTGCCGAATGGTTTTGAGCAACAAATCGTCGGTTTTTTAAAGCGATCACTGGAGGATTTGGATTTGGCGGACATTTTTAACAACGATATAACGAACGGAATTGTTGCGGTTGGTTTTTTTTGTCATCGGTTGCTGGTTGCTTTCAAGATTTtgtgtgctgctgctgttgctttgCTGAACTCGACCAAGTGAGACGCTGGACCTGTGGTAGAAGGATTTACCGGAAACTGGTTAGCTGTTGTAATTTCAAGGTACGTGTTttgttttcccatttttttttttttgaattgatttatttTGGCATTGAACAGTGCATATTTTACAATGCCTCTGATAGGCTCGATGGAATCGTACGTGCCGGGAACTATTTCCTTTGCACAGTACGTTGAGCAAATTGAGTGGGTTTTTAAATGCAACAAAATTCCCGAAACCGATAAAAAAACGTATTTTCTGGCTCTGTGTGGAGTCGAAACGTACAGTGAATTAAAGCTATTGCACCCGGGCATAGATTTAGATACGAAATCCTATGAAGAAATCATAGAATCTTTAAAAAAACGTTTTGACAAGGTTGATACTGATATGTTTCAATGATATAAGTTCTACAATATGATGCAAGCGGAAAGTGAGTTAGCTGAGGATTTTATTTTGAAGGTAAAACTGCAAGcggaaagctgtatgtttgggGCTTTCAAGGAAACAGCTATCAGGGACAAGCTGGTCATGGGTGTGTTTGATAAGCATGTTCAGCAACGTCTTTTGGAGGAAGAAGATCTAACCTTAGCCAAAACCGAAAAaattatagtaaacaaagaggtAGCTGGAGTAAGAACCAGAATGCTTGGTGATAATAGGCTGACGGTTGTAGCTAATTTAGAGAATAGAGGCAGAAAGATTTACAGATCGTCGCATAATCCGAGAGGTCGTAGAAAGTTTAGAGGTAGGAGTAGGAGTCTAAGCCGGAGTAGAAGCCGATCTTTCTCTGGGAAACGGAACTATTTTTGCAATTATTGCAAGAAAGATGGACATACTAAAAAGTACTGTTTTGAAATGAAGCGGAAGAAGAGGTTGCAGGTTAAATTTGTAACTGATTCTCCGGTGAAAATAGCTAGTCGTCCCGACTATTTTAAACGGCTTAGGGAGGATATGCGAACGAGTGAATCTGaaacggaagaagaaaaatgCATGAAAATTTCTACAATCAAAAGAATTAGCGAACCTTGCATGATAGACTCATTTATTGAAGGATATAAAGTGGCTATGGAAGTGGATAGCGGATCGGCAGTTAGCGTCATTGATGAACATACGTATTTTAAGAATTTAAATCATGTACCTCTTTTGCCTTATAAGAATAATTTGGTTGTAGTTGATGGGGCGCGTTTGGAAGTATTGGGAGTAGTTTTTGTATCAGTGCATGTAAACGGTAAACGTGAAGACAACCaggaaataattattttaaaaaacaaaaaaaattcacgTACTATTTTACCACTTTTCGGTCGCAAATGGCTTGATACGTTTTTCCCAGAATGGCGAAATACTTTTATACCTTGCGCTAGGCTCAACCATACATCGGTATCGGAAAAGACGATTGGCAATACGATGGACGAAATTAAAAGTAAGTTTGGgcatatttttagaaaaagCTTTTCTGATCCGATAGTTGGCTATGAGGGTGATTTGATTCTTAAGGAAGACCGACCAATTTTCAGAAAGGCATATGAAGTACCATTAAGGTTAAGGCAGAAGGTGATAGAACATCTTGATTCCCTCGAGAAGGATGGGGTTATTACGCCTATAGAAGTAAGCGAATGGGCTTCACCGGTAGTGGTGGTGGTCAAGAAAGATCAGGATATAAGGCTGGTCATCGATTGTCGTGTTTCTATTAACAAACTTATATTGCCGAATACATACCCACTTCCAGTGGCTCAGGATTTATTCGCTTCTCTTGCCAATGCCAAAGTTTTCTGCTCTTTAGACCTTGCTGGTGCTTACACTCAATTGAAGTTGTCCAATAGATCACGAAAATTTATGGTGATAAACACCTTGAAGGGTCTTTACACCTACAATAGGCTACCACAAGGAGCAACTTCAAGTGcgtcaatttttcaaaaagttatggatcaaattttgaaagggctttcagcagttttttgttatttggatGATGTTCTTATAGCGGGAACTGATTATATAGACTGCAAAAATAAGCTTTTATTGGTTTTAGAACGTTTATCTAAAGCCAACATTAAAGTTAATTTCAAAAAGTGCAAATTTTTTGTTGATAGTTTGCCTTATCTGGGGCACATCATTACTG harbors:
- the LOC128742780 gene encoding DNA replication licensing factor Mcm2, encoding MSDNPSSPPPNTPSDIDRRNFRSGMTSPVGDFEPFENEDEILGDTTVREENYDEDDGEDLFGDDMENDYRAMPKLDRYDIDQLDQEEYSDISQTDRAAAEAEMRRRDRAAGIHRDDRELFYDRSDDEDDIPRAKRRAAEKAAAGEVEDAEMIESIENLEDTKGHSIKEWVSMLGPRTEIANRFNSFLRTFVDSKGQYVYRDRIRRMCEQNKSSFVVSYTDLANNQHVLAYFLPEAPFQMLEILDKVAKEMVLSIYPTYERVTNEVHVRISDLPLLEELRTFRKLHLNQLVRTLGVVTATTGVLPQLSVIKYDCVKCGYILGPFVQSQNTEVKPGSCPECQSGGPFSINMEQTLYRNYQKITLQESPGRIPAGRIPRSKDCILLADLCDQCKPGDEIEVTGIYTNNYDGSLNTEQGFPVFATVLIANHLVVKDSKQVVASLTDENIAMIQKLSKDPRISERIVQSMAPSIYGHEYIKRSLALSLFGGESKNHREKHELRGDINILLCGDPGTAKSQFLKYAEKIAPRAVFTTGQGASAVGLTAYVRRNPTTREWTLEAGALVLADQGVCLIDEFDKMNDQDRTSIHEAMEQQSISISKAGIVTSLQARCAVIAAANPIGGRYDPSMTFSENVNLSEPILSRFDILCVVKDEFDPMQDQLLARFVVGSHIKNHPTMEDVVPESQPIDSMQIPQDMLKMYIVYAKENVHPTLTNMDQDKISKMYSQLRQESLSTGSLPITVRHIESVIRMSEAHARMHLRDTVQDADVNMAIRMMLESFIEAQKFSVMKKMRSTFQKYLSFQRDHSELLFFILRQLTLDQLAYLRCKEGPRATHVEIMEKDLIERAKAIDIHNLKSFYDSEIFKKNGFAYDTKRKTILQIVPEAAEV